One genomic region from Candidatus Methylomirabilota bacterium encodes:
- a CDS encoding nuclear transport factor 2 family protein yields MSEPTPAQRIELVIRTYIQACNDADAKAIAACFSPEAVHYSPSSPKWVGAATIGNNFAQRVREKGQCWTVDELVIDVDRCSATLEWTRFDPTTMPNVLRGVDWFVFEPNSFRIREIRPYVAAPLHPDKARQELLDFDYAGRGYPTTLPAAHTR; encoded by the coding sequence ATGTCAGAGCCCACTCCGGCTCAGCGAATCGAGCTCGTCATCAGAACGTATATCCAGGCATGCAACGATGCCGACGCGAAAGCAATTGCCGCATGCTTCAGCCCGGAGGCGGTCCATTATTCTCCTTCAAGTCCCAAGTGGGTGGGCGCAGCCACCATCGGTAACAATTTTGCGCAGCGAGTCCGGGAAAAAGGGCAGTGCTGGACCGTGGACGAACTGGTCATCGACGTCGACCGCTGCTCGGCGACACTGGAGTGGACGAGGTTTGATCCCACCACCATGCCCAACGTCCTCCGCGGAGTGGATTGGTTTGTCTTTGAGCCCAACTCATTTCGTATTCGCGAGATCCGTCCCTACGTCGCAGCACCACTCCATCCCGACAAGGCGCGCCAAGAATTGCTGGATTTCGATTATGCAGGGCGAGGGTATCCGACGACACTTCCTGCAGCGCACACCCGATGA